ttattttttttcaattttaaacaattaaaaatttaaaaattctgataatgggtttggtcttttaaaaaaaattatatatatatatatatatatatatatgtatttgatttttagcattattttcaaatttatatttaaaagttgcatacattattttttcaattttaaacaaataaaaattaaaaaattccaatgaaggatttggtcttgttttaaaattatatatatgaatttgatttttttagtattattgcgaaaatttatatttaaaaagttgcatacatcattttttttcaattttaaacaaataaaaaataaaaaattccgatgaagggtttggtctttttaaaaaaatatattatatatgtattcaactttttagtattattgtcaaaatttatatttaaaaagttgcatacattatttttctttttcagttttaaacaaataaaattaaaaaaactaatattaatcactcaaagagcttttcaaatgtgttatctaccaaatgatatttttctcaaaacacaATTTACCAAATGACCTTTGCATTGCCTAAAGTACTTTAGGCTAAACTTCCTTGCATTTTCCCAATAgactttcaaaattttgaactaAATGCACTATTCTTGCTCTCTCACTTTGTGCTATTACCTCAATTTGGATATGAGTTTTCTAAGATTTGGTTAGATatcaaaatgttttaacaatataGATTGGATTAGATATGGGTTATCATATTTGTATTgtatgaaaatatgtcaaaatggatcaaattattaattttgggtcggaccattttcAATCCGACTCAACAAAACTTACCCGTGTTTAACGGTCGATTTATAACAAAATTGTTGCTCTTAGCATTAACATGCTCCGAGTTGTAGTGGCATCATGTATATGTATGTTTCGAAAATTGTTACACTTCTCTCGAGGCAGGATCGATAGCTTCTTCGGAGCCACTTCTACTTTCAACTTCTACTTTTATTAAACTCGAAATGTCCGAAAGCTCATTCAAACGGCGAATTACCAGTTAGGTGCATATGGACATGTTAGTCAAGCCCGGCCCGCCATAATGTACCCCGAGCTCAGCCCGATGTGTAACTTTTCTTACCCGATATTGGGGGGGTTTTGAGTGATGAAGCTAGCCCATTGAAGTCAACTGTGGGCCCAGGCCCAATTGTAAGAGAGAGGCCCAGTTTTGCAGACCCGACACAAAACCCGGTCGCCGCCTCTCGGTTCTTGTCGGATTTTCCCGTCGCTGTTCGAGGTCGTCACCGATGGCGTTCGAAATGGACGAGCAGAAGAGTAAGTTTCCATCGACTCGAGGACCCTTTTGGGCTTGTGGTGATGATTAGAGTTCTGGGTGTCGTGTTGCTGCTAGGTTGTTGTGGTTGCGTTGATCCGCGAGGCTTCTTGGATGCGGTGTTGCAGCGTCGATCTGCAGATCCGCAATCCGCAACTCTTGTTTCGATCGATCGTGCTTTGCCTGAAGCCGTCGCTGCTTGATGAGATGCTGCGTTCTTTCTAATTGTTAGGGAGTTTTAGGTACTCGCGTCGTGAAAAGTGTGCGTAGAGCTACACAAATTTGGAGCTTTCTTCTGGCATGCTGCTGGCCTTTTGGGTCGGTGGCCCTCTTTGCCCTGTCATTTATGTTACTAATTGCTTGCGATGGTTTCATAAAGTTAATGACATGATTCTCGATGTGGAGTTTTGGTAGAAATTAGTGATGAAGGTTGACCGGAGTAACATCCCGAGTTAAACAATTTGTGATGGTCATCTGTCATCTAGATGATTGGCCTATTTGATGGACAGTTACGTAGCGATGCGCCCCGGATTTCGTTAAGTTCAAGGCTAATTCTGGATCTATCTCTCTTTCCGTGTGCGAAAAATTGATGTGTGCACCTGCGGGCATTGTTCTAGTTGTTTCTTGGTTTAGTTAGACTGAAGGtgtgattttgtttgttttcgaATTTCAGAGATTGGGCTCGGACTTATAGGTTTtggcatcttcttctcctttctcggagtgcttcttttctttgacagGGGCTTACTTGCTCTTGGGAATGTGAGGCTTTCATCTTctttgatattaatttttggccTTATCATGTTGAAGATATAATTCATTTCCACATTTGTTTTTCTTGGATTTAGATCCTCTGGTTGGCTGGGGTTGCCGTTCTGCTTGGTTGGTATTCTACATGGAAAATTTTTTCGAACAGAGCAAACTACAAGGTATGCCTGGCTACATCTTGTGTTGTTGTCATTATCTTTTTCTCATGGCCATTTGGTATTATTATGATTTCTCCTTCTGTATTTGCAGGGTTCAGCATCTTTCCTTCTGGGGCTCTTCTTTATATTTGTTCGTTGGCCAATACTGGGAATTATCTTTGAACTATACGGCTGCATTGTTCTCTTTGGGTTGGTTTTCAAACCCACTCATAAGTGGGGTTATCAATAAGTCATTAGAAGCCATGGATTTCTCATTTTGCTCTATTTCAATGCAGTGGTTTTTGGCCGTCGGTGAAAGTGTTCCTTTATCAGATTCCAGTTCTTGGATGGATTATTCAATATCCGATTTTGGTAACTCTTcttccacacacacacacacacacacttgccCCACATATATTCATGGTCATGACCACTTTTGGACCGTCATACTTGTTTTAGTAGTTCTTTCGCATTGCTCAATCTTTAGGTAAGTCCTTAGCAGAAAAGCTGTTAGAGAACATTATGTTCTAATGCCCACTTGATGAGACTTAGAGAGCGAGTCCTGGTACCCATTTAATCTACCGTGTCTATGAGGTGATCTAGGCCTAACAGACGATTGTGGTTGCTTGTCTGTGTATGTCTGGGCCTCATAAAATTTTGGTGCCATGATTTGTGACATTTTGAACTCTATGCTAATGGTACTAGGTCACTAATTGACATGTTCATTGTATGGAAGCCCTTTGAGGAGGCAGTGGGTACACATTTTATATATACTAGTGCACTGTACATTGCAGCTTTTAGATGCATGAGAAGGTTCTCACTTTATTAAAGTGGTGCACAGCCTGTATAATGGGCCTGATATCTCTGCAGATCGAGCAACTGCTAATCTTGACTCAGAGTTTTGATGTCATTATAGTAATATTCTCTTCTGCAAGATAGCTGAGTCTTCCTTTTATGTCCTTCTTATTTTGGCAGATTGATGGCAGAATTGAGTGATTCTGGTTTAATTAATTTGTTCTCTATGTTGGCaatgtatttctttttataaGAGAACATGCATACTGTGTTGTTGATGTGCTTATCATTGCCATGGCCAGTGATCCATGTTTGCATGCATAAGCACTTGCTTTTGTATAACTGGggatgtcaaaatgtttcaaaatatGCTAACAAGGACCATTCAAGAAGCTATTTGGTCTAGAATTTGTGGGAAGATTGTCGGTATGTGTGAATGGTCTGTGTTGATGGTCACCCTCTTAGTGCATTCAACCAGGCTTAGTTCGTGTTTCATATAATCCTTGGATACGCTGTATAAAACTATATGGAAATTAATATTAGTTACTTGTTAACTTCTCATGTTAAATAGTACATTATGCATAATTAGGGACCTATGGTTGAATCTCTAATTAGTGGCATGCTATTTCCAAATGCAGCTTCTTGGTCGTTTGGGAGGTGGCTCTGGCAGATAACACCTGCTACAAGCTGATTAGGGGGGCGGCTTTCATGATGTCCAACTAACAAAATGCTTGATTTATATCTCGGAATCTGATGCTCAGCAACAGGAAGTGAACAAATCTTGAGCCTGGAGATTTGTTTGCTTGCTGTCTGGGGCGAAGATGGGAAATATAGCAGCTCAATATTTTCTGTGCATACCGTGAATGTTAGCACTTGGCACTTCCATTGCAAGAGGTTTGTTCTCACTGATAGGATTTTCATGCTGGATTAGTGATTAAGCCCATAGAGGAGCGTGGAAGTGGAGTGGAGCCACTAGACAATTAAATTTATAACCAACACAATTCAGGTGTATGTACTCTGTGTTATGCTGTTCGACGGGTTGCATGTCGGTGCACAATGTCgtgaaaaattgatttgtgatCGAGATGAATTTGAAGTTGTGGGTTTGGTTGAATTGCTAGTTTCTGCTATTTATCTTCGCGTGGTAACAACTAGTAATCGCATGTTCTTGCTAACAATTTCATCTCTACTTAGCTTATGAGAGAGTTTCCTTcgtaaataaattaattttccgCTTCACTAGAGCTCTGTTTGATCTTATTCTCAAGGTATGGATTGCTTGGTTTTTTCCATTTGTATATAATCAATTTCTATATCCgaaatttcttgtttctgtttgtAAGTCGACCATGGCATTGAAAAGAGTGAGTTCAATTTGCGAAAATTTACCTATATGGCTGCCCAAATGTCGAAATAATGGGAGTAAGGGTTATCAAGGATTTTTAACTAGAGCAATATTTTGAAGTGCTTCAAATGTTTTAGACTTTTACTAGACATCAACGTTGGATCTAATTAGACTGTTCATTCAATTAGGGACATTTCATTCGACCCATAGAGCCAACTGAGCAATTGCAATCTTAATGAGTAGTCAGAGTTTTATGCCAAAACTTGACCGTGCTTGATATACTCTTGAAGCTATTTGgccgaaagaaaaagaaaaaagaagaagggaagattACAAGTACATGCCTCACTTTTCACGCAACCATAGCTTACATCTGCCTGTGAACGGTATCAAAAAGGAGATGAGAGCTTGTTGGAGGATACACCAATGAATGACAAAGGAGTTGCCGAAGAGAAACATAGAGGTACAAGACTCGTCAATCCAAAAGGGATCCAACCCATTGGACTGCAGAAGTAGGCTTGAGTTGAAGACAATGAAATCCCACAAGGATCACTTAGATATCTCTATTTTTACAAATGTTATTCACCTATCTCTAAGTAAAATTTCGCAGTGAAAAGACCAAGTCACCCCTTCTTGCAaactaattttattattttacttaggtctAAGTGATTTGGCCTTTAGTTGGTTTTGAATGTTTTGAATGGGTATGAGAATTTAGAATTGGGGGATAAGCATGATTGGAAAGAAACTTATGTTTTCATAAATGGAGACATGCGGACAATTAATGTATGTATTGATAAGAAATCATCTCAATGTTAATCCCCACAGCATCATATGCACATCTTGGGTCCATGCTTGAGGCATTAGGAGTGACAATTCCTAACAAGACACAGGAGGACAACTCAAACACTAATAAGTTATCGATAGAAGCCCAAGCTCGGCATCTCATGACATAAATAAACGTTGGTACGAATTGACTTgcttttgactctttttttttattggttgaaCAATACTTTATAATCACATAAAAAATATAGAGACAAGGAATAACACGAATATGACGATAGGACACAAACTGCCCTCCCTATTGAGGCTAAATTCACTATGACGATGAAGATGACGATTATTGTAAGAATGGTGTACTTTATAGCAAAATAATTTactatttattctaaaaattgcCATCAAAATGTGTAAATTTGGTACTTTATTTATATGTATCCTTCGTTTGTTAGCTGTAGGACTGTAGCAGTTGGCATGGCAAAGTTATGCACTATTGTAATTTTCAGCACTATACAACATGATAgggaaaattaagaaaaaagtcctaaatttatagTACTtgtaccaattttttttaaacctttttaatttggGTAACTTAGTCCTATATCTTTTGATAATTCACCAATTGAGTCATTCTGGTCAATTTGGCcagaaatcattgatgtggatgCTAGTTGTTTTATGTAACCTAGCTGGTaatgacatgaataatttttttaatttgttaattttatatattttttattttctttattttttcctttgttggcAAGGCCCTTGCCAGTTGCAAAGGCCTTGTTTGTGGCCTGTGGGGTTGCGAAGGCCCAAGGTGAGACCATCGTTGCCCACAGATGAGGCTGGCCTTGTCTAAATCTAGTGAGAGCCTTTTTGCCCTCACTTGCAATCGGCAAGGCTGTGAAGGCCTTGGATGATGCCATTATAGCCTTGCCAACTATGAGCAAGGGCATGAAGGCTCTCGACAGACCTAAGCAACTAgcatccatgtcaacaatttccgactaaaattgatcaaaaggacttaattggcaagttgtttaaaggtttatgactaaattgattaaattaaaatgtttaagattaaattaatataagtgCAAAAGTTTATAACATACCCATTTTTGGGGGAAAATTCACATTTAATGCAATCTTCAATTATAGGAATAAATATAGACGACCGAGATGAAAACCTCTTGTGGTGACTATGGTGAGAAACACCAACTTTGCCGAGGGTGGTGGTGATTTCTTGATGAGCATATAGAgaacgagaaaaataacttatgaattaaaaaata
This region of Eucalyptus grandis isolate ANBG69807.140 chromosome 8, ASM1654582v1, whole genome shotgun sequence genomic DNA includes:
- the LOC104456284 gene encoding vesicle transport protein GOT1 isoform X2; the encoded protein is MAFEMDEQKKIGLGLIGFGIFFSFLGVLLFFDRGLLALGNILWLAGVAVLLGWYSTWKIFSNRANYKGSASFLLGLFFIFVRWPILGIIFELYGCIVLFGGFWPSVKVFLYQIPVLGWIIQYPILLLGRLGGGSGR
- the LOC104456284 gene encoding vesicle transport protein GOT1 isoform X1 yields the protein MDSYVAMRPGFQIGLGLIGFGIFFSFLGVLLFFDRGLLALGNILWLAGVAVLLGWYSTWKIFSNRANYKGSASFLLGLFFIFVRWPILGIIFELYGCIVLFGGFWPSVKVFLYQIPVLGWIIQYPILLLGRLGGGSGR